The following are encoded together in the Phragmites australis chromosome 19, lpPhrAust1.1, whole genome shotgun sequence genome:
- the LOC133900376 gene encoding E3 ubiquitin-protein ligase RHF2A-like — translation MASGTDETAKMESLTSPAAFVEGGIQDACDDACSICLEAFCESDPSALTGCKHEFHLQCILEWCQRSSQCPMCWQPISMKDPTSQELFEAVERERNIRTNQTRNTTIFHHPALGDFELQHLPVVGNDAELEERILQHLAAAAAMGRAHHLGRREGHRGRSGSRPQFLVFSAHPNTPSADTVSSSSAHVEGDNDSSPVTPRASESSPRAFRGGEAGNQSPGMLTYDAEQDAVVSSGNSTPVSSPRFFNRRHSTGQTPDRAGPSDIQSFSDSLKSRLNAVSMKYKESITKSTRGWKERLFSRNSSVADLGSEVRREVNAGIASVSRMMERLETRGGSRTGDSPTSSTSEVRPATESSEERVTESNSTTTVTTTTTSASNSSTPCVTTSGSN, via the exons ATGGCATCTGGAACTGATGAGACAGCTAAGATGGAGAGTTTGACATCACCTGCAGCCTTTGTGGAGGGTGGCATTCAGGATGCATGTGATGATGCGTGCAGCATTTGCCTTGAGGCTTTCTGTGAGAGTGACCCTTCTGCA TTGACCGGTTGCAAACATGAGTTCCATCTCCAATGCATTCTGGAATG GTGTCAGAGAAGTTCACAGTGTCCAATGTGTTGGCAGCCTATTAGTATGAAGGATCCTACCAG CCAAGAGCTTTTTGAGGCAGTAGAGCGCGAGAGGAATATTAGAACCAATCAAACTCGAAATACAACTATATTTCACCATCCTGCTCTTGGGGATTTTGAGTTGCAGCAC TTACCTGTTGTTGGTAATGATGCTGAACTTGAAGAGCGCATACTACAGCatctagctgctgctgctgcaatggGAAGGGCCCACCACCTTGGAAGAAGAGAGGGGCACAGGGGCCGATCAGGCTCTCGTCCACAGTTCCTGGTTTTCTCTGCACATCCAAACACACCTTCTGCTGACACAGTATCTTCATCTTCTGCTCATGTGGAGGGAGATAACGATTCAAGTCCTGTGACCCCTAGAGCTAGTGAGTCATCTCCACGTGCTTTTCGCGGTGGGGAAGCAGGTAACCAAAGTCCGGGGATGCTTACCTATGACGCTGAACAAGATGCTGTCGTTTCTTCCGGAAATAGTACTCCTGTATCCAGTCCTAGGTTTTTTAACAG GAGACATTCCACTGGACAAACTCCAGACAGGGCTGGACCATCGGATATTCAGTCTTTCTCAGACTCTCTAAAGTCCCGCTTAAATGCTGTTTCTATGaa GTACAAAGAATCTATTACAAAAAGCACTCGAGGGTGGAAGGAGAGACTCTTTTCACGTAACTCATCCGTGGCGGATCTTGGTTCTGAAGTGAGAAGAGAAGTTAATGCTGGAATTGCATCTGTATCACGGATGATGGAGCGTTTGGAAACTAGAGGTGGTAGCAGAACAGGTGATAGCCCAACATCATCCACTTCTGAAGTTCGTCCTGCTACAGAATCAAGCGAAGAGAGGGTTACTGAGAGCAACTCTACCACTACTGTGACCACCACTACTACAAGTGCTTCCAACTCTTCCACCCCTTGTGTCACGACGTCTGGTTCAAATTAG